A stretch of the Pseudorasbora parva isolate DD20220531a chromosome 13, ASM2467924v1, whole genome shotgun sequence genome encodes the following:
- the rpl10a gene encoding large ribosomal subunit protein uL1, producing the protein MSKVSRDTLYEAVREVQSGSRRKRRKFLETVELQISLKNYDPQKDKRFSGTVRLKTTPRPKFSVCVLGDQQHCDEAKAAEFPHMDIEALKKLNKNKKMVKKLAKKYDAFLASESLIKQIPRILGPGLNKAGKFPSLLTHNENLVTKVDEVKSTIKFQMKKVLCLAVGVGHVRMTEEELVYNIHLAVNFLVSLLKKNWQNVRALYIKSTMGKPQRLY; encoded by the exons ATGAG caaGGTCTCAAGAGACACTTTGTACGAGGCTGTTCGGGAGGTCCAGTCTGGTTCCCGTCGCAAGAGGAGAAA GTTTCTTGAGACTGTGGAACTGCAGATCAGCTTGAAGAACTACGATCCCCAGAAGGACAAGCGTTTCTCAGGCACCGTCAG GCTGAAGACCACCCCGCGCCCCAAGTTCTCCGTGTGTGTCCTTGGTGACCAACAGCATTGTGATGAAGCCAAAGCCGCCGAGTTCCCACACATGGACATTGAGGCTCTTAAAAAGCTCAACAAGAACAAGAAAATGGTCAAGAAGCTGG CAAAAAAGTACGATGCTTTCCTGGCCTCTGAATCTCTGATCAAGCAGATTCCTCGTATCTTGGGACCTGGCCTCAACAAGGCTGGAAAGTTTCCCTCTCTGCTCACCCATAATGAGAACCTGGTTACCAAGGTGGATGAAGTGAAGTCCACCATCAAATTCCAGATGAAGAAG GTTCTGTGTCTGGCTGTGGGTGTTGGTCATGTCAGGATGACTGAGGAAGAGCTGGTCTACAACATCCACCTGGCTGTGAACTTCCTGGTGTCTCTGCTGAAGAAGAACTGGCAGAACGTCAGAGCTCTCTACATCAAGAGCACCATGGGAAAGCCACAGCGCCTCTATTAG
- the fance gene encoding Fanconi anemia group E protein isoform X2: MDLEGLLQRFDGRFLLLVHSLHLGSAGANNAHIVFNKQRRCDPDFTLAPFLETLCQQEVCVREDALVLKPLVCMFSEGFKRNLLCFLHLIHPGLPNDSVLHLLRCMTQDDGENQWSGALIKQLQRDIEGTRKGTLLTSKCTETLKNLCSRFRNNDAKGRWASCFEGLKTEDKETDLNVLYQKKRKSDNMDHDGDAQEDPLSKRVKMDFSPSKEEERLTEEEEHNTRTIQQNQSASSVSQAHSDLLGSSKNLPDHMKAAIPVIKELLDTESVWDESSVSALKVFHECDPDEVEVLCSLLCLSEASEQSLPQFCSCLLELSPDLSHSTASAVITHLLLNKIVSLAEAASRCLVTAVTSLCTRYPRPTCQALIEPVLRKGQTGSAQAELLCRLIVDCLEPHHRIFVFRTALGVSWDEGVLSVIHALLDSKLDLSEEDFSLFTDQLCSQSPHFSKSMKFAKMLLSVLTKYQTHVNPACHHTLSSCLSFNETFLKKSLLAALKRIELI, from the exons ATGGATCTGGAAGGTCTATTACAGCGTTTTGACGGACGGTTCCTGTTGCTGGTTCACTCTTTGCATTTAGGATCAGCCGGGGCGAATAATGCGCACATAGTTTTCAATAAACAGCGCAGATGTGATCCAGATTTCACCCTTGCTCCGTTTTTAGAGACGTTGTGCCAGCAGGAAGTATGTGTGCGCGAGGACGCGCTCGTTCT GAAACCTTTGGTGTGCATGTTTTCAGAAGGCTTTAAGCGAAATCTGCTGTGCTTTCTGCATCTGATTCACCCTGGACTTCCCAACGACAGTGTTCTCCACCTGCTTCGATGTATGACTCAGGATGACGGGGAAAATCAGTGGTCTGGTGCCTTAATCAAGCAGCTCCAAAGAGATATTGAGGGCACTAGGAAAGGGACCCTCCTTACCTCAAAGTGTACAGAGACACTTAAGAATCTCTGTTCGAGATTCAGGAATAATGATGCAAAGGGAAGATGGGCCtcttgttttgaggggcttaaAACAGAGGATAAAGAGACTGACTTGAACGTTTTATatcagaaaaaaaggaaaagtgACAACATGGATCATGATGGAGATGCCCAGGAAGATCCTCTAAGTAAAAGGGTAAAGATGGATTTCTCGCCAAGTAAAGAAGAAGAGAGGTTGACTGAAGAGGAGGAACATAACACAAGAACAATACAGCAGAACCAGAGTGCTTCCTCTGTATCACAGGCTCATTCAGATCTGTTGGGCTCTTCAAAAAACCTGCCAGACCACATGAAG GCTGCCATTCCTGTTATTAAAGAATTACTTGATACAGAGTCAGTG TGGGATGAGAGTTCTGTGTCTGCTCTGAAAGTATTTCATGAATGTGACCCCGATGAG GTGGAGGTATTGTGTTCACTGCTGTGTTTGTCTGAAGCATCTGAACAGAGTTTACCTCAGTTCTGTAGCTGTCTTTTGGAACTGTCCCCAGACCTCAGTCACAGCACTGCTTCTGCTGTGATCACACACCTGCTGCTCAACAAG ATTGTGTCCCTTGCAGAAGCTGCCTCTCGTTGTTTGGTAACAGCCGTGACGTCTCTTTGCACTCGCTACCCCAGGCCGACCTGCCAGGCTCTGATAGAACCGGTTTTACGGAAGGGACAAACTG GAAGCGCCCAGGCAGAGTTACTCTGTAGACTGATAGTGGACTGCCTTGAGCCACATCACAGGATTTTTGTATTTCG GACAGCACTTGGAGTGTCCTGGGATGAGGGTGTGTTGTCAGTCATCCATGCATTGCTGGATTCAAAG CTTGATCTGAGTGAGGAGGATTTCTCTCTCTTCACTGACCAGCTTTGCAGCCAGTCTCCACATTTTAGCAAATCTATGAAGTTCGCCAAGATGTTGCTGAGTGTCTTAACCAAATATCAGACACAT GTGAATCCTGCATGCCACCACACACTTTCCAGTTGCCTGTCTTTCAATGAAACCTTCCTCAAGAAATCATTGCTGGCTGCATTAAAACGGATTGAATTGATCTGa
- the fance gene encoding Fanconi anemia group E protein isoform X1: MDLEGLLQRFDGRFLLLVHSLHLGSAGANNAHIVFNKQRRCDPDFTLAPFLETLCQQEVCVREDALVLKPLVCMFSEGFKRNLLCFLHLIHPGLPNDSVLHLLRCMTQDDGENQWSGALIKQLQRDIEGTRKGTLLTSKCTETLKNLCSRFRNNDAKGRWASCFEGLKTEDKETDLNVLYQKKRKSDNMDHDGDAQEDPLSKRVKMDFSPSKEEERLTEEEEHNTRTIQQNQSASSVSQAHSDLLGSSKNLPDHMKAAIPVIKELLDTESVWDESSVSALKVFHECDPDEVEVLCSLLCLSEASEQSLPQFCSCLLELSPDLSHSTASAVITHLLLNKIVSLAEAASRCLVTAVTSLCTRYPRPTCQALIEPVLRKGQTGTRSAQAELLCRLIVDCLEPHHRIFVFRTALGVSWDEGVLSVIHALLDSKLDLSEEDFSLFTDQLCSQSPHFSKSMKFAKMLLSVLTKYQTHVNPACHHTLSSCLSFNETFLKKSLLAALKRIELI, translated from the exons ATGGATCTGGAAGGTCTATTACAGCGTTTTGACGGACGGTTCCTGTTGCTGGTTCACTCTTTGCATTTAGGATCAGCCGGGGCGAATAATGCGCACATAGTTTTCAATAAACAGCGCAGATGTGATCCAGATTTCACCCTTGCTCCGTTTTTAGAGACGTTGTGCCAGCAGGAAGTATGTGTGCGCGAGGACGCGCTCGTTCT GAAACCTTTGGTGTGCATGTTTTCAGAAGGCTTTAAGCGAAATCTGCTGTGCTTTCTGCATCTGATTCACCCTGGACTTCCCAACGACAGTGTTCTCCACCTGCTTCGATGTATGACTCAGGATGACGGGGAAAATCAGTGGTCTGGTGCCTTAATCAAGCAGCTCCAAAGAGATATTGAGGGCACTAGGAAAGGGACCCTCCTTACCTCAAAGTGTACAGAGACACTTAAGAATCTCTGTTCGAGATTCAGGAATAATGATGCAAAGGGAAGATGGGCCtcttgttttgaggggcttaaAACAGAGGATAAAGAGACTGACTTGAACGTTTTATatcagaaaaaaaggaaaagtgACAACATGGATCATGATGGAGATGCCCAGGAAGATCCTCTAAGTAAAAGGGTAAAGATGGATTTCTCGCCAAGTAAAGAAGAAGAGAGGTTGACTGAAGAGGAGGAACATAACACAAGAACAATACAGCAGAACCAGAGTGCTTCCTCTGTATCACAGGCTCATTCAGATCTGTTGGGCTCTTCAAAAAACCTGCCAGACCACATGAAG GCTGCCATTCCTGTTATTAAAGAATTACTTGATACAGAGTCAGTG TGGGATGAGAGTTCTGTGTCTGCTCTGAAAGTATTTCATGAATGTGACCCCGATGAG GTGGAGGTATTGTGTTCACTGCTGTGTTTGTCTGAAGCATCTGAACAGAGTTTACCTCAGTTCTGTAGCTGTCTTTTGGAACTGTCCCCAGACCTCAGTCACAGCACTGCTTCTGCTGTGATCACACACCTGCTGCTCAACAAG ATTGTGTCCCTTGCAGAAGCTGCCTCTCGTTGTTTGGTAACAGCCGTGACGTCTCTTTGCACTCGCTACCCCAGGCCGACCTGCCAGGCTCTGATAGAACCGGTTTTACGGAAGGGACAAACTGGTACGA GAAGCGCCCAGGCAGAGTTACTCTGTAGACTGATAGTGGACTGCCTTGAGCCACATCACAGGATTTTTGTATTTCG GACAGCACTTGGAGTGTCCTGGGATGAGGGTGTGTTGTCAGTCATCCATGCATTGCTGGATTCAAAG CTTGATCTGAGTGAGGAGGATTTCTCTCTCTTCACTGACCAGCTTTGCAGCCAGTCTCCACATTTTAGCAAATCTATGAAGTTCGCCAAGATGTTGCTGAGTGTCTTAACCAAATATCAGACACAT GTGAATCCTGCATGCCACCACACACTTTCCAGTTGCCTGTCTTTCAATGAAACCTTCCTCAAGAAATCATTGCTGGCTGCATTAAAACGGATTGAATTGATCTGa
- the mkrn4 gene encoding makorin, ring finger protein, 4 isoform X2, with product MDRYRIPYRHARKSNSNVEREVCRQFINGSCRYGPSCYYLHEFPTVPSFQVHCRYFQKGGCWFGDRCRYLHVPQAGEGSSGSSRRGSAPAVFPSAQAGRSLADRRGSEPSLLPPQGAYSLNRRGSEPLVTSMSVLQQNFERLTTGIAEEEEFGFVEDVPPQQGASRTLQHRGSADSSSSHNYRSASFGLGAAPAEVQKLIVSEAKTQVTSLPERLDQGGAAVSMEQQHSRAFDQSKDVACGICMDKISEKSTAQERRYGILPNCNHAFCISCIVTWRKTKDFQEDVIKGCPQCRVKSSFYIPSKHWVCDGEEKASLIASFKERSSKLKCTFFMRHGCCPFKTECIYSHDVPPNHTHRRRRSTPRDTADMLEDLGIDGLQIWSYIFALTLLDEDDDDFLDFLDD from the exons ATGGATCGGTACCGCATACCTTATAGACATGCGAGAAAGTCCAACTCAAACGTGGAAAGAGAAGTTTGCAG GCAGTTCATCAATGGTTCTTGTCGCTATGGTCCGAGCTGTTACTATCTGCACGAGTTTCCTACAGTCCCGTCATTTCAGGTCCATTGTAGGTACTTCCAAAAAGGTGGATGCTGGTTTGGAGACCGATGCAG GTATCTTCATGTGCCACAAGCGGGTGAAGGCTCTTCAGGGAGCAGCAGACGTGGTTCAGCACCGGCCGTTTTCCCATCTGCACAGGCGGGCCGTTCTCTGGCTGACCGCCGGGGATCTGAGCCCTCTCTTCTCCCACCTCAAGGAGCCTACAGCCTGAACCGGAGGGGCTCTGAGCCGCTGGTCACAAGTATGAGCGTGCTGCAGCAGAATTTTGAACGCTTGACCACAGGAATTGCAGAGGAAGAAGAGTTTGGGTTTGTGGAGGATGTACCTCCCCAGCAAG GTGCCTCGAGAACGCTGCAACACCGCGGTTCTGCAGACTCAAGTTCTTCACATAACTACAGATCAGCTAGCTTTGGGCTGGGTGCAGCTCCTGCTGAAGTCCAAAAATTAATCGTGTCTGAAGCTAAAACACAG GTGACCAGTTTGCCAGAGAGACTAGATCAGGGTGGTGCCGCAGTTTCAATGGAGCAGCAACATTCAAGGGCCTTTGACCAAAGCAAAGATGTGGCTTGTGGCATCTGCATGGACAAGATTTCTGAGAAATCTACCGCTCAGGAGCGGCGCTACGGCATCCTACCCAACTGCAATCATGCTTTCTGCATCAGCTGCATCGTTACCTGGAGAAAAACGAAGGACTTCCAGGAGGATGTCATCAA GGGCTGCCCACAATGCAGAGTGAAATCCTCCTTTTACATTCCCAGCAAGCACTGGGTTTGTGACGGGGAGGAAAAAGCATCATTGATAGCCTCTTTCAAAGAAAGAAGCAG CAAATTAAAGTGCACTTTCTTCATGCGTCATGGATGCTGCCCTTTTAAAACAGAGTGCATCTACAGTCATGACGTGCCCCCTAATCACACACACCGTCGCAGGCGCTCAACTCCCAGG GACACAGCTGATATGTTGGAAGATTTGGGGATTGATGGCCTCCAAATTTGGAGCTACATATTTGCCCTAACTCTATTGGATGAAGACGATGATGACTTTCTGGATTTTCTTGACGACTAA
- the mkrn4 gene encoding makorin, ring finger protein, 4 isoform X1, with amino-acid sequence MGRPRPTIIKVCLSLAIHQTKRDRRDMERDAQSSKGSGDNSAVCRQFINGSCRYGPSCYYLHEFPTVPSFQVHCRYFQKGGCWFGDRCRYLHVPQAGEGSSGSSRRGSAPAVFPSAQAGRSLADRRGSEPSLLPPQGAYSLNRRGSEPLVTSMSVLQQNFERLTTGIAEEEEFGFVEDVPPQQGASRTLQHRGSADSSSSHNYRSASFGLGAAPAEVQKLIVSEAKTQVTSLPERLDQGGAAVSMEQQHSRAFDQSKDVACGICMDKISEKSTAQERRYGILPNCNHAFCISCIVTWRKTKDFQEDVIKGCPQCRVKSSFYIPSKHWVCDGEEKASLIASFKERSSKLKCTFFMRHGCCPFKTECIYSHDVPPNHTHRRRRSTPRDTADMLEDLGIDGLQIWSYIFALTLLDEDDDDFLDFLDD; translated from the exons ATGGGAAGGCCCCGCCCAACAATTATAAAAGTGTGTCTGTCATTAGCCATTCATCAGACAAAGAGGGACAGGCGCGACATGGAAAGGGACGCACAATCATCCAAAGGCTCAGGAGACAACAGTGCAGTTTGTAG GCAGTTCATCAATGGTTCTTGTCGCTATGGTCCGAGCTGTTACTATCTGCACGAGTTTCCTACAGTCCCGTCATTTCAGGTCCATTGTAGGTACTTCCAAAAAGGTGGATGCTGGTTTGGAGACCGATGCAG GTATCTTCATGTGCCACAAGCGGGTGAAGGCTCTTCAGGGAGCAGCAGACGTGGTTCAGCACCGGCCGTTTTCCCATCTGCACAGGCGGGCCGTTCTCTGGCTGACCGCCGGGGATCTGAGCCCTCTCTTCTCCCACCTCAAGGAGCCTACAGCCTGAACCGGAGGGGCTCTGAGCCGCTGGTCACAAGTATGAGCGTGCTGCAGCAGAATTTTGAACGCTTGACCACAGGAATTGCAGAGGAAGAAGAGTTTGGGTTTGTGGAGGATGTACCTCCCCAGCAAG GTGCCTCGAGAACGCTGCAACACCGCGGTTCTGCAGACTCAAGTTCTTCACATAACTACAGATCAGCTAGCTTTGGGCTGGGTGCAGCTCCTGCTGAAGTCCAAAAATTAATCGTGTCTGAAGCTAAAACACAG GTGACCAGTTTGCCAGAGAGACTAGATCAGGGTGGTGCCGCAGTTTCAATGGAGCAGCAACATTCAAGGGCCTTTGACCAAAGCAAAGATGTGGCTTGTGGCATCTGCATGGACAAGATTTCTGAGAAATCTACCGCTCAGGAGCGGCGCTACGGCATCCTACCCAACTGCAATCATGCTTTCTGCATCAGCTGCATCGTTACCTGGAGAAAAACGAAGGACTTCCAGGAGGATGTCATCAA GGGCTGCCCACAATGCAGAGTGAAATCCTCCTTTTACATTCCCAGCAAGCACTGGGTTTGTGACGGGGAGGAAAAAGCATCATTGATAGCCTCTTTCAAAGAAAGAAGCAG CAAATTAAAGTGCACTTTCTTCATGCGTCATGGATGCTGCCCTTTTAAAACAGAGTGCATCTACAGTCATGACGTGCCCCCTAATCACACACACCGTCGCAGGCGCTCAACTCCCAGG GACACAGCTGATATGTTGGAAGATTTGGGGATTGATGGCCTCCAAATTTGGAGCTACATATTTGCCCTAACTCTATTGGATGAAGACGATGATGACTTTCTGGATTTTCTTGACGACTAA
- the ppardb gene encoding peroxisome proliferator-activated receptor delta b isoform X1 gives MEQVEQPTSERKCDDPVDGVTKGQSSPRTDLNSVPNPEETIWIAAQEGESASSDCGGMSDLQEPGSASGEEVEGSEMSDATGLEVSPGSKGSWGANLQNGGETPQKSPQQNSDTSVTAQTFQDPSQAPSLSLSDQLRLGRDDPSSLGLNVECRICGDKASGFHYGVHACEGCKGFFRRTIRMKLEYERCERACKVQKKSRNKCQYCRFQKCLALGMSHDAIRYGRMPEAEKKKLVAGLLAGETLQSSSGADLKTMAKQVNTAYLRNLNMTKKKARSILTGKTSCTAVCTQLLPFVIHDMDSLWQAENGLVWNQLNGAPPNKEIGVHVFYRCQCTTVETVRELTEFAKNIPGFVDLFLNDQVTLLKYGVHEAIFAMLPSLMNKDGLLVANGKGFVTREFLRSLRKPFSEIMEPKFEFAVKFNALELDDSDLALFVAAIILCGDRPGLMNVKQVEQIQDGILQALDQHLQAHHPDSPHLFPKLLQKMADLRQLVTENAQLVQMIKKTESETSLHPLLQEIYKDMY, from the exons ATGGAACAGGTTGAGCAACCTACCTCAGAAAGGAAATGTGATGACCCAGTAGATGGAGTCACGAAAGGCCAGTCGTCTCCGCGGACAGACTTGAACTCTGTTCCGAATCCTGAAGAGACTATATGGATTGCAGCCCAGGAGGGTGAGTCTGCATCCTCGGACTGTGGAGGGATGTCAGACCTACAAGAGCCGGGCTCAGCTTCAGGTGAGGAGGTGGAAGGCAGCGAGATGTCAGATGCCACCGGATTAGAAGTCTCGCCTGGCAGCAAGGGATCGTGGGGGGCAAACCTACAGAATGGAGGTGAAACACCGCAGAAGAGTCCTCAGCAGAATAGTGACACTTCGGTAACAGCACAAACATTTCAAG ATCCGTCACAGGCGCCCTCTCTCTCATTGTCAGACCAGTTACGGCTGGGTCGGGATGACCCCAGTAGTTTGGGCCTGAACGTTGAATGCCGCATTTGTGGAGATAAAGCCTCAGGATTTCATTATGGAGTTCATGCTTGTGAAGGCTGCAAG gggttttTCAGACGGACCATTCGTATGAAACTGGAGTATGAGCGGTGTGAGCGAGCCTGTAAAGTCCAGAAAAAGAGCCGGAACAAATGCCAGTACTGTCGCTTCCAGAAGTGCCTGGCATTGGGCATGTCCCACGATG cAATCAGGTACGGACGTATGCCAGAGGCGGAGAAGAAGAAACTGGTGGCAGGGCTCCTCGCTGGGGAGACCCTGCAAAGCTCTAGTGGGGCTGacctcaaaacaatggcaaaACAAGTTAACACAGCCTACCTGAGAAACCTCAACATGACCAAGAAGAAAGCACGGAGCATCCTCACGGGCAAGACGAGCTGCACAGCGGTATGCACTCAGCTTTTA CCTTTTGTGATCCATGATATGGACTCACTGTGGCAGGCGGAAAACGGGCTGGTCTGGAATCAGCTTAACGGAGCACCACCCAACAAAGAGATCGGGGTCCATGTGTTCTACCGCTGCCAGTGCACCACGGTGGAAACTGTGCGAGAGCTTACCGAGTTTGCCAAAAACATCCCTGggtttgtggatctcttcctaAATGATCAG GTAACTCTGTTAAAATACGGAGTCCATGAGGCCATATTTGCAATGCTCCCATCTCTCATGAATAAAGACGGGCTGCTGGTGGCCAATGGGAAGGGCTTTGTGACGAGAGAGTTCCTGCGTAGTCTGCGCAAACCTTTCAGTGAGATCATGGAGCCCAAGTTTGAGTTTGCGGTGAAGTTCAATGCCCTGGAGCTGGACGACAGTGACCTGGCTCTGTTTGTGGCAGCCATCATACTGTGTGGAG ATCGTCCCGGGCTGATGAACGTGAAGCAGGTAGAACAGATTCAGGATGGTATCCTGCAAGCTCTGGACCAACATCTTCAGGCGCACCATCCCGACTCTCCTCATCTCTTCcccaaactgctccagaagatGGCGGACCTCAGACAGCTGGTCACAGAGAACGCCCAGCTGGTTCAGATGATCAAAAAGACTGAATCGGAGACCTCCCTCCACCCGCTTTTACAGGAGATCTATAAAGACATGTACTGA
- the ppardb gene encoding peroxisome proliferator-activated receptor delta b isoform X2 yields MEQVEQPTSERKCDDPVDGVTKGQSSPRTDLNSVPNPEETIWIAAQEGESASSDCGGMSDLQEPGSASGEEVEGSEMSDATGLEVSPGSKGSWGANLQNGGETPQKSPQQNSDTSVTAQTFQDPSQAPSLSLSDQLRLGRDDPSSLGLNVECRICGDKASGFHYGVHACEGCKGFFRRTIRMKLEYERCERACKVQKKSRNKCQYCRFQKCLALGMSHDAIRYGRMPEAEKKKLVAGLLAGETLQSSSGADLKTMAKQVNTAYLRNLNMTKKKARSILTGKTSCTAPFVIHDMDSLWQAENGLVWNQLNGAPPNKEIGVHVFYRCQCTTVETVRELTEFAKNIPGFVDLFLNDQVTLLKYGVHEAIFAMLPSLMNKDGLLVANGKGFVTREFLRSLRKPFSEIMEPKFEFAVKFNALELDDSDLALFVAAIILCGDRPGLMNVKQVEQIQDGILQALDQHLQAHHPDSPHLFPKLLQKMADLRQLVTENAQLVQMIKKTESETSLHPLLQEIYKDMY; encoded by the exons ATGGAACAGGTTGAGCAACCTACCTCAGAAAGGAAATGTGATGACCCAGTAGATGGAGTCACGAAAGGCCAGTCGTCTCCGCGGACAGACTTGAACTCTGTTCCGAATCCTGAAGAGACTATATGGATTGCAGCCCAGGAGGGTGAGTCTGCATCCTCGGACTGTGGAGGGATGTCAGACCTACAAGAGCCGGGCTCAGCTTCAGGTGAGGAGGTGGAAGGCAGCGAGATGTCAGATGCCACCGGATTAGAAGTCTCGCCTGGCAGCAAGGGATCGTGGGGGGCAAACCTACAGAATGGAGGTGAAACACCGCAGAAGAGTCCTCAGCAGAATAGTGACACTTCGGTAACAGCACAAACATTTCAAG ATCCGTCACAGGCGCCCTCTCTCTCATTGTCAGACCAGTTACGGCTGGGTCGGGATGACCCCAGTAGTTTGGGCCTGAACGTTGAATGCCGCATTTGTGGAGATAAAGCCTCAGGATTTCATTATGGAGTTCATGCTTGTGAAGGCTGCAAG gggttttTCAGACGGACCATTCGTATGAAACTGGAGTATGAGCGGTGTGAGCGAGCCTGTAAAGTCCAGAAAAAGAGCCGGAACAAATGCCAGTACTGTCGCTTCCAGAAGTGCCTGGCATTGGGCATGTCCCACGATG cAATCAGGTACGGACGTATGCCAGAGGCGGAGAAGAAGAAACTGGTGGCAGGGCTCCTCGCTGGGGAGACCCTGCAAAGCTCTAGTGGGGCTGacctcaaaacaatggcaaaACAAGTTAACACAGCCTACCTGAGAAACCTCAACATGACCAAGAAGAAAGCACGGAGCATCCTCACGGGCAAGACGAGCTGCACAGCG CCTTTTGTGATCCATGATATGGACTCACTGTGGCAGGCGGAAAACGGGCTGGTCTGGAATCAGCTTAACGGAGCACCACCCAACAAAGAGATCGGGGTCCATGTGTTCTACCGCTGCCAGTGCACCACGGTGGAAACTGTGCGAGAGCTTACCGAGTTTGCCAAAAACATCCCTGggtttgtggatctcttcctaAATGATCAG GTAACTCTGTTAAAATACGGAGTCCATGAGGCCATATTTGCAATGCTCCCATCTCTCATGAATAAAGACGGGCTGCTGGTGGCCAATGGGAAGGGCTTTGTGACGAGAGAGTTCCTGCGTAGTCTGCGCAAACCTTTCAGTGAGATCATGGAGCCCAAGTTTGAGTTTGCGGTGAAGTTCAATGCCCTGGAGCTGGACGACAGTGACCTGGCTCTGTTTGTGGCAGCCATCATACTGTGTGGAG ATCGTCCCGGGCTGATGAACGTGAAGCAGGTAGAACAGATTCAGGATGGTATCCTGCAAGCTCTGGACCAACATCTTCAGGCGCACCATCCCGACTCTCCTCATCTCTTCcccaaactgctccagaagatGGCGGACCTCAGACAGCTGGTCACAGAGAACGCCCAGCTGGTTCAGATGATCAAAAAGACTGAATCGGAGACCTCCCTCCACCCGCTTTTACAGGAGATCTATAAAGACATGTACTGA